The following are encoded together in the Vigna unguiculata cultivar IT97K-499-35 chromosome 2, ASM411807v1, whole genome shotgun sequence genome:
- the LOC114174423 gene encoding uncharacterized protein LOC114174423: MYGPHPQPPPSEWSLEDFLKHQPAKFDGKTSPDQADQWMKDMERTFDAKRCPDESRLAFTVYILTREAEHWWASIRLVMEEKHEDVTWEAFKRRFLSEYFPDSVRYAKEVEFLQLTQGSKSVAEYTERFKHLGRFYTMPLDEEWHYRKFENGLRGDIRLMVAPLSIKDFAALVEKARVMERMKVEVEAQQQPL, translated from the coding sequence ATGTATGGTCCTCATCCCCAACCTCCACCCTctgaatggagtttggaagacttCTTGAAGCACCAACCCgccaagtttgatggcaagacGAGTCCCGACCAGGCGGACCAGTGGATGAAAGATATGGAGCGCACCTTTGATGCCAAGAGGTGCCCCGATGAGAGCAGGCTTGCTTTCACGGTCTACATCCTCACTAGAGAGGCTGAGCATTGGTGGGCCAGTATAAGGTTAGTGATGGAAGAGAAGCATGAGGATGTCACATGGGAAGCCTTTAAGAGAAGGTTTCTTTCAGAGTACTTCCCGGACAGCGTGAGATACGcaaaggaggtggagttcctccagctGACACAGGGGAGTAAGTCAGTGGCTGAGTACACCGAGAGGTTCAAACATCTGGGGCGTTTCTACACCATGccgctcgatgaggagtggcattacaggaagtttgagaatggtctcCGAGGAGACATTCGGTTGATGGTAGCCCCGCTGTCCATCAAAGACTTTGCGGCCTTGGTGGAAAAGGCCAGGGTCATGGAGCGAATGAAGGTAGAGGTGGAAGCCCAGCAACAGCCACTGTAG
- the LOC114174678 gene encoding myosin-binding protein 3-like, producing the protein MATNKFATMLHRNTNKITVVLVYAILEWILIILLLLNSLFSYLIMKFVDYFGLKRPCIWCSRIDHIIEPENNKCSCRDLVCEAHAIEISKLGFCLNHRKLAESESMCENCSSSCRPEFVNLSQSFGHFPWMQQKGMVHGSDDNNKVLDNGMEPLRCSCCGDNFVSKFYLFRDKPSSRVFDCTQKENLISESEVETEVDEGHHNSDYGRDDFVALHPPEEAQNTVEKRGSDIVFYVAECSGRGGKEEDDVSICFVRHGDKEIVYGENFNLGLDTEKGKEEPIGEETLNVQPCEETSHQLSCSNEITELVPPKHLEFFIHGDDCLLIPVEYGSSFATERQNQLRYKVGDDGLGGDEDVILDFDLNSSAESEPVIENWHTPLHTVPVSPGKRLESIVDEENLEQNCQVVKLAPITEDSRVNGYVDANMKGRDEELCSVVPQVSEDATQMRDDELREEVSTQNQDFILKSNEEVQEISSCNTTTFTVHDDGENLHQPHKMLLLLGRKESETEESLEVSAICDTEYGELTIEKLKSALKAERKALNSLYDELEEERSASAIAANQTMAMINRLQEEKAAMRMEALQYERMMEERSEYDQEALQLLNELLIKREKEKLELENELEIYRKKVYEYEFRETMIIPRRESNIRSRTSPSCSNARYSDEHELPIDKSRYTSQENGIYSHQEEFRSQNTSEDDVIYLEESLENLEEERLLILEHLKMLQEKLVILNCEEEYFDGIKSVEHLCEENANEYQDNNGYIGQINGLANGKHRDGMQTMCTKGERVLPVYDETDTEAENGVMSNGLDFTSLQNSSDEKVQLEKKTFKVEVKVDHVHERLQALEADKAFLKHCIISLRKGDKGLDLIQEILQHLRDLRNVELRIKNIRDTAVQELN; encoded by the exons ATGGCTACCAACAAGTTTGCAACCATGTTGCATAGAAATACCAACAAAATCACAGTGGTTCTTGTCTATGCCATCCTTGAATGGATTCTGATCATCCTCCTTCTTCTAAATTCCCTCTTTTCTTATCTGATAATGAAGTTTGTGGATTACTTTGGTCTCAAAAGGCCCTGCATATGGTGTTCAAGGATTGATCACATCATAGAGCCTGAAAATAACAAGTGTTCTTGCAGGGATCTCGTGTGTGAAGCTCATGCTATTGAGATTTCCAAACTGGGTTTCTGCTTGAACCACAGAAAACTTGCTGAATCAGAAAGTATGTGTGAGAATTGCTCATCTTCGTGTCGCCCAGAGTTTGTGAACTTGTCCCAGAGTTTTGGCCACTTTCCATGGATGCAGCAAAAGGGTATGGTTCATGGTTCTGATGATAATAACAAGGTACTTGACAATGGGATGGAGCCTTTGAGGTGTTCTTGTTGTGGTGACAACTTTGTTAGCAAGTTTTACCTGTTCAGAGATAAGCCTTCTTCGAGGGTTTTCGATTGTACCCAGAAAGAGAATTTGATTAGTGAAAGTGAGGTTGAGACAGAGGTTGATGAGGGCCATCATAACTCAGATTATGGCAGAGATGATTTTGTGGCGCTTCATCCTCCTGAAGAGGCACAGAACACTGTAGAGAAAAGGGGAAGCGACATTGTTTTTTATGTTGCGGAGTGCTCAGGTAGAGGAGGAAAGGAGGAAGATGATGTGAGTATTTGTTTTGTGCGGCATGGTGACAAAGAAATTGTGTATGGTGAAAACTTCAACCTGGGTTTAGACACAGAGAAAGGGAAAGAAGAACCAATTGGAGAGGAAACTTTGAATGTCCAACCCTGTGAGGAGACCAGTCATCAACTTTCTTGCTCTAATGAGATCACCGAACTGGTTCCACCCAAACATTTGGAATTTTTCATTCATGGTGATGATTGCCTTTTGATTCCTGTTGAATATGGTAGTTCCTTTGCCACAGAAAGGCAAAATCAACTTAGATATAAGGTGGGGGATGACGGGCTTGGTGGAGATGAAGAtgttattttggattttgatttAAATTCTAGTGCAGAATCTGAACCTGTTATTGAGAATTGGCACACTCCATTGCATACTGTGCCAGTGTCTCCAGGTAAGAGATTAGAATCAATAGTAGATGAAGAAAATTTGGAGCAAAACTGTCAAGTGGTGAAGTTAGCTCCAATAACTGAAGACTCAAGAGTGAATGGTTATGTTGATGCAAACATGAAAGGAAGAGATGAGGAATTATGTTCAGTTGTACCACAAG TGTCTGAAGATGCAACACAAATGCGTGATGATGAATTAAGAGAAGAAGTCTCAACTCAAAATCAAGACTTTATTCTGAAATCCAATGAAGAAGTGCAAGAAATCTCATCTTGTAACACAACTACTTTTACTGTCCATGATGATGGTG AGAATCTACATCAGCCACACAAGATGCTACTACTTCTTGGAAGAAAAGAATCGGAAACAGAAGAATCATTGGAAGTAAGTGCTATATGTGATACAGAATATGGTGAGTTGACAATTGAGAAGTTGAAATCAGCACTGAAAGCTGAAAGGAAGGCCTTAAATAGTCTATATGATGAATTAGAAGAAGAGAGGAGTGCATCTGCAATTGCGGCAAATCAAACAATGGCAATGATAAATAGGCTTCAGGAAGAGAAAGCAGCAATGCGGATGGAAGCTTTGCAGTATGAGAGGATGATGGAAGAACGATCTGAGTATGACCAGGAAGCTTTGCAGCTTTTGAATGAACTTCTGATAAAGAGGGAGAAAGAAAAACTTGAGCTAGAAAATGAGCTTGAAATATATCGAAAAAAGGTTTATGAATATGAGTTTAGAGAAACTATGATAATACCAAGAAGAGAAAGTAACATAAGAAGCAGAACTTCTCCTTCTTGTAGCAATGCTAGATATAGTGATGAACATGAACTACCTATTGATAAGAGTCGATACACAAGCCAAGAAAATGGTATTTATAGCCATCAAGAAGAGTTCAGAAGCCAGAACACTTCCGAAGATGATGTTATATATTTGGAGGAATCATTGGAAAACTTGGAGGAAGAGAGGTTATTGATTCTCGAACACCTGAAGATGCTGCAAGAAAAGCTTGTTATCTTGAATTGTGAAGAAGAGTATTTTGATGGTATTAAATCAGTAGAACATCTTTGTGAAGAGAATGCAAATGAATACCAAGACAATAATGGTTACATAGGTCAGATAAATGGATTAGCAAATGGTAAGCACCGTGATGGAATGCAAACAATGTGTACAAAAGGCGAGAGGGTTCTCCCAGTCTATGATGAAACAGACACAGAAGCAGAAAACGGGGTCATGAGCAATGGTTTAGATTTTACTTCCTTGCAAAATAGTTCAGATGAAAAGGTCCAATTAGAGAAGAAAACTTTCAAAGTAGAAGTGAAGGTGGATCATGTTCATGAGAGACTCCAAGCTCTGGAGGCAGATAAAGCATTTTTAAAGCACTGTATCATATCCTTGAGGAAAGGGGATAAGGGTTTAGATCTTATCCAAGAAATTTTGCAGCATCTTCGTGATCTTAGGAATGTGGAACTCAGAATCAAGAACATTAGAGACACTGCTGTGCAAGAACTCAATTAG
- the LOC114174421 gene encoding uncharacterized protein LOC114174421 — translation MTRSEAAGSGNLVIGCCVISGKSCCVLFDSGATHLFVTESCVRELGMPVCELPFDLVVSTPTSGLVRTSSVYVRCPVEVEGRVCKVNLICLLLQGLEVILGMDWLFANRVLIDCREKKLLFSNSEEPELLFSHGVMKEIRDGA, via the coding sequence ATGACCAGGTCAGAGGCAGCtggttcaggtaaccttgtgattggttgttgtgtgatatCTGGCAAGTCTTGTTGCGTGCTctttgattctggagcgacacacttgTTTGTGACAGAGTCTTGTGTGCGGGAGTTGGGTATGCCGGTGTGTGAGCTACCGTTTGACCTCGTGGTATCTACCCCGACATCTGGGTTGGTTAGGACTTCTTCGGTGTATGTTAGGTGTCCAGTTGAAGTAGAGGGACGCGTATGTAAAGTCAATCTTATATGCCTCCTTCTGCAAGGGCTTGAGGTGATAttaggaatggattggctctttGCCAATCGCGTTCTCATCGACTGTCgagagaagaagttgttgttctctaactcagaggagcctgagttgttgtTTTCCCATGGGGTTATGAAGGAAATTCGGGACGGCGCATAG